The Haloplanus natans DSM 17983 DNA segment TTCTTCCGCAACTTCGAGCAGTTGGTCGGCGGGGTCGCCGCTCGATTCGGCCACTTCGACGTCGATGCCTCGCTCCTCGAGGAAGTCGGTCGCGTGACGCACGGACGCAAGCTGGGACGCCGACGCACCGCTCGGATTGTCGGTGAAGCTGTGGATCACCGTCACCCGCTTCTCGGACGTCTCGCCGGGCAGGTCGGCGACCGCACGCGCACAGGCCATCGCTCGCTCCTCGTTGTCGTCGACACCGATCACGACGTGGTACATACTACCAGTTCGACGAGCCAGCACTAAGTTTCTTTACTTTACGCCGTCTCCATATCGAGTCGATCCGAGAGGTAGACGACGAGAGCCAGTGGGAGGCCGAGCACCACCGCGACAGTTACCATCCCGTACACGGCGAATCCGGCGCCGTTCGGCGGGAGCGAAACGAGGAAGAACAGCCGGGGCGGGGCGGGTAGTTCGACGACTTCTCCGAGGACGACCCCGAGGAATCCGGCGATTCCCACGATGACGGCGTAGAGAATCAGGACGAACCGTCGGCCGTCGCGGCGTGTTTCCGACACGGACGGGCGTACGGTCCACGGTGGATTATCGCTTTCCCTTCGAACCGATGGGCCTTTGCCGACACCTCCCGTGGATCCATCTATGAGCAACACGGATATCCTCGGCATCATCCTGGGGAGCGTCGCACTCCTGATGTTCGTCACCGGGATTCTGCTGGCAACGTAATACGGCGGTCGGTCGTCAGTCGTCGGTCGGTTCGCCGCCGTCGGTGGCGAGATCCTCTTGCTCGTCGCCGCCGTCCGCGAGGGCGGTCTCCTGCTTGTTCTCGAACCACTGCCACTCGTTGGTGTAGACGTTCTCCTCGCGGAGGTCCCACGGGTCGCCGTCCTGCACCTTCGGACCTTCGAGCCACGAGACGACGAAGTTGTACGTCCAGATGAGGCCGCCGACGAACATCAGCACCGCGCCGAGCGTCGCGACCTGGTGGAAGGTGGCGAACTGGGGCAGGTAGGTGGCGTACCGCCGCGGCATCCCGCCGTACCCAAGCACAATCATCGCGAGGAAGGTGATGTTCGAGCCGAACATCCACAGCCAGAAGTGTGCCTTACCGAGGCGGCGCTGGTACATCCGGCCGGAGACCAGCGGGAACCAGTAGTAGAGGCCGGCGAAGCCGGCGAAGGCGATGGCCCCCATGACGACGTAGTGGAAGTGCCCGACGACGTAGTAGGTGTCGTGAAGCACCAGGTCGACGGGGATGGAGGCGAGGAACACGCCGGTGACGCCGCCGATGATGAAGTTGGAGACGAAGCCGATACAGAACAGCATCGGCGTCGTCAGGCGAAGCTTCCCGTTCCACATCGTCGTGATCCAGTTGAACGTCTTCACCGCGGAGGGGATGGCGATAGCCATCGACACCGCCATG contains these protein-coding regions:
- a CDS encoding universal stress protein, which encodes MYHVVIGVDDNEERAMACARAVADLPGETSEKRVTVIHSFTDNPSGASASQLASVRHATDFLEERGIDVEVAESSGDPADQLLEVAEETDANLIVVAGRKRSPTGKALFGSVTQTVILNANRPVMVAGDTEE
- a CDS encoding DUF7520 family protein; the encoded protein is MSETRRDGRRFVLILYAVIVGIAGFLGVVLGEVVELPAPPRLFFLVSLPPNGAGFAVYGMVTVAVVLGLPLALVVYLSDRLDMETA